A genome region from Euphorbia lathyris chromosome 4, ddEupLath1.1, whole genome shotgun sequence includes the following:
- the LOC136226478 gene encoding rop guanine nucleotide exchange factor 5-like, producing the protein METAAKKNGCAGGKFEKKKDGSESMTESGSESRVTGTTSSSSSSEATSAEGVKSSSSFSPSPLGWPIRKAGECKNSAGKGNGDEKTHLQDSNFKNMTSKISEMDMMKERFAKLLLGEDMSGSGKGVCTAMAISNSITNLCVTIFGQLWRLEPLPVEKKSMWKREMEWLLCVSDHIVELIPSWQTFPDGSKLEVMSCSPRSDIFINLPALRKLDNMLLDVLESFTETEFWYVDQGIAAPEADGSTSFRKALQRQEEKWWLPVPRIPAGGLTENSRKQLNHTRECTNQILKAAMAINSIALAEMDVPDSYLESLPKNGRACLGELIYRYITSDQFSAECLLDCLDLSTEHVALQIANRVESAIYVWRRRAHSKPPTNPNRSSARSSWDMVKDFMVDGDKREQLAERAESLLLSLKQRFPSLTQTTLDTSKIQFNKDVGKSILESYSRVLESLAFNIVARIDDLLYVDDLTKHSDKLSVSAVSVIAHKKVTIPKSVPVSGTPYRPTFGTPSYSPVPLISPARGERTPFLPNTTIPNNTSKPPRRGFGVRRVLSNYLGVDTKAKICGNTADGLCPNANTNDAEDRGNGNGNAKSFQNALKYSVT; encoded by the exons ATGGAAACTGCGGCGAAGAAGAACGGTTGTGCGGGaggaaaatttgaaaaaaagaaagatggGTCTGAGTCGATGACTGAGTCAGGGTCCGAGTCAAGAGTTACAGGTACTACTAGTAGTAGTTCAAGCTCTGAGGCTACTTCTGCTGAAGGAGTGAAGAGTTCAAGCTCTTTTTCACCTTCTCCTTTAGGATGGCCTATCAGGAAAGCCGGAGAGTGTAAAAACTCTGCCGGAAAAGGAAACGGAGATGAGAAAACTCATTTACAGgattcaaatttcaaaaatatGACCTCAAAGATTTCAG AGATGGATATGATGAAAGAGAGGTTTGCAAAATTGTTGCTTGGAGAAGACATGTCAGGATCAGGGAAAGGTGTTTGTACAGCTATGGCTATATCAAATTCCATTACTAATCTCTGTG TTACCATATTTGGGCAACTTTGGAGACTTGAACCCTTACCTGTAGAGAAGAAATCAATGTGGAAAAGAGAGATGGAATGGCTTCTTTGTGTTTCTGATCACATTGTTGAATTAATTCCCTCTTGGCAAACATTTCCTGATGGAAGTAAACTTGAG GTGATGAGTTGCAGTCCAAGATCAGATATTTTCATTAATCTTCCAGCTCTGCGTAAATTGGACAATATGCTTCTG GATGTGTTGGAGAGTTTCACAGAAACAGAATTTTGGTATGTTGATCAAGGGATTGCAGCCCCAGAAGCAGATGGTTCAACCTCATTCCGCAAAGCACTCCAGAGGCAAGAGGAGAAATGGTGGCTGCCTGTGCCCCGTATTCCTGCCGGTGGCCTTACTGAGAATTCAAGAAAGCAGTTGAACCATACGCGTGAATGCACGAATCAAATACTCAAAGCTgcaatggcaatcaacagcattGCTTTGGCCGAAATGGATGTTCCTGACTCGTACTTGGAGTCACTTCCAAAG AATGGGAGAGCTTGTCTAGGGGAGCTCATATACCGCTATATCACTTCTGATCAGTTCTCAGCAGAATGCCTGCTTGATTGCCTAGACTTGTCCACTGAACATGTTGCTTTACAGATTGCAAACCGTGTTGAATCTGCGATATACGTATGGCGTAGGAGAGCTCATTCGAAACCCCCAACTAATCCTAACCGATCCAGTGCAAGGTCATCATGGGATATGGTGAAAGACTTCATGGTTGATGGAGATAAGAGGGAACAACTAGCAGAAAGAGCGGAAAGTCTCCTCCTTTCGCTCAAGCAGCGGTTCCCAAGTTTAACTCAGACCACTTTGGATACAAGCAAAATCCAATTCAACAAG GATGTTGGAAAGTCGATTCTCGAAAGCTATTCAAGAGTGCTCGAGAGCTTGGCGTTTAACATAGTGGCGCGTATCGATGATTTGCTGTATGTCGACGACTTGACTAAACATTCGGATAAACTATCAGTTTCTGCAGTTAGTGTCATTGCTCACAAGAAGGTTACAATTCCAAAATCTGTGCCTGTCTCAGGCACTCCATACAGACCAACATTTGGTACACCGAGCTATTCGCCTGTACCACTTATAAGCCCCGCGAGGGGTGAGAGGACGCCTTTTCTCCCCAACACAACCATTCCTAACAACACCAGCAAACCTCCTCGACGCGGGTTTGGTGTAAGAAGAGTGTTGTCAAATTATCTTGGTGTTGATACAAAAGCAAAGATATGTGGGAATACAGCGGACGGGTTGTGTCCGAATGCAAACACGAACGACGCAGAAGATCGAGGGAATGGAAATGGGAatgctaaatcatttcaaaatgctCTGAAATATAGTGTAACTTAA